A single Acidaminococcus sp. DNA region contains:
- a CDS encoding DsbA family protein: MDKNVQEKKQAKLEVMVFTDPYCSWCWATEPMILTMMEKYRNQLHFRYIFGGLIKDFDNFYDGLNNIRDAAATEPHWKMVSERTGQPIDEKLWEDIAPIKHFSTWPANVAAKAAFLQSEEVGFRYLRRLRRAALTERKIISKPEIYEALAKETEGLDFDQFQKDMENGRARNAFLDDQEICMQWQTFGFPTMLFYKEGADVNHLTREDGAYVGGHRDMATYDRVIHSLCPDIKEYPVRSEKEVIETYGPMTERELGQMHDRSKEAELDVLEKLEVAGTVQKTERIRGNVWSIA, encoded by the coding sequence ATGGATAAGAATGTACAGGAAAAGAAACAAGCTAAGCTTGAAGTAATGGTGTTTACGGATCCGTACTGCTCCTGGTGCTGGGCTACGGAACCGATGATTTTGACGATGATGGAAAAATACAGGAACCAGCTGCATTTCCGCTATATCTTCGGCGGACTCATCAAGGATTTTGATAATTTCTATGATGGTCTGAACAACATTCGCGACGCGGCTGCGACAGAACCTCACTGGAAGATGGTTTCCGAAAGAACCGGCCAGCCTATCGACGAAAAACTTTGGGAAGATATTGCCCCGATTAAGCATTTTTCCACCTGGCCGGCCAACGTGGCGGCAAAGGCAGCATTCCTGCAGTCTGAAGAAGTCGGTTTCAGGTATCTGAGACGGCTTCGCCGGGCAGCTCTGACGGAACGTAAGATTATCTCCAAGCCGGAAATCTATGAAGCACTTGCTAAGGAGACGGAAGGCCTTGATTTTGACCAGTTCCAAAAGGATATGGAAAACGGCAGAGCACGCAATGCATTCCTTGACGATCAGGAAATCTGCATGCAGTGGCAGACCTTCGGATTCCCGACCATGCTCTTTTATAAGGAAGGTGCGGATGTGAACCATCTGACGCGGGAAGACGGCGCTTACGTCGGCGGACATCGTGACATGGCAACGTACGACAGAGTTATTCATTCCCTGTGCCCGGACATCAAGGAATATCCGGTTCGCAGCGAAAAAGAAGTCATCGAGACCTATGGTCCTATGACGGAGCGCGAACTTGGACAGATGCATGACAGATCGAAGGAAGCAGAACTGGATGTGCTGGAGAAGTTGGAAGTAGCTGGCACGGTTCAGAAAACCGAAAGAATCCGTGGGAATGTGTGGAGCATAGCGTAA
- a CDS encoding 4Fe-4S binding protein has translation MQSAGRYLSILANDIHSVVCATVDEKGLPVTRAMDVMLADDHTFYFLTAKGKAFYDQLMRSKFIALTGMKGGEGLDRAHATMHTKAISVRGFIECIGSEKLDEIFDANPYMAEIYPQEEARKALVVFRMVKGEGEYFDLSTKPITRESFGIGDLAESDAESHVKEPYFITDACIGCGKCLAVCPQQCIEHDSVPFRIDQRHCLHCGNCYTDCPVKAIIRR, from the coding sequence ATGCAATCTGCCGGTCGTTATTTATCAATTCTTGCCAATGATATCCATTCCGTCGTTTGTGCGACCGTCGATGAAAAAGGGCTGCCTGTCACGCGGGCCATGGACGTCATGCTGGCAGATGATCACACGTTTTATTTTCTTACAGCAAAAGGCAAGGCTTTCTACGATCAGCTGATGAGAAGTAAGTTCATTGCTCTTACCGGAATGAAGGGCGGCGAAGGCCTGGATAGAGCTCATGCGACGATGCACACGAAAGCGATTTCCGTGAGAGGCTTCATCGAATGCATCGGCAGTGAAAAGCTTGATGAAATATTTGATGCCAATCCCTATATGGCTGAAATTTATCCGCAGGAAGAAGCGCGCAAAGCCCTTGTGGTCTTCCGCATGGTGAAGGGTGAAGGCGAATATTTCGACCTTTCCACAAAGCCTATTACGCGCGAATCTTTCGGGATAGGTGACTTGGCAGAATCAGATGCAGAAAGTCATGTGAAGGAACCTTATTTCATTACCGACGCATGCATAGGATGCGGCAAGTGCCTTGCCGTCTGCCCGCAGCAATGCATCGAGCACGATAGCGTTCCATTCCGCATCGACCAGCGTCACTGTCTGCACTGCGGCAACTGTTATACCGATTGCCCGGTAAAGGCCATCATCAGGAGGTAA
- a CDS encoding Sir2 silent information regulator family NAD-dependent deacetylase, giving the protein MFHFFDSDGLTHGITRNPEKQLSILKKQLEDADAVLIGAGSGLSTAAGFTYSGERFHKYFNDFAEKYGIRDMYSGGFYPFPDKETYWAWWSRHIYYNRYVKAPSDVYEALLSLVQDKDYFVLTTNVDHQFQMAGFDKKRLFYTQGDYGLLQSVNPKIKKTYDNETIIIKMMEAQGFVRDANGVFEVPEDGKLLMRVSTELIPKCPDDGSDMTTNLRCDDSFVQDDGWYKAEERYEDFIRRHKNVHMLYLELGVGMNTPVIIKFPFWQAVERNSKAFYVCINVGEAVCPVRISRRSLCIDRDIAEVLYAAAKIN; this is encoded by the coding sequence ATGTTTCATTTTTTTGATTCAGACGGTTTGACTCACGGCATCACGCGGAATCCGGAAAAGCAGCTCAGCATCCTTAAAAAGCAATTGGAAGATGCAGATGCTGTTCTCATCGGTGCCGGCTCCGGCCTTTCTACGGCAGCGGGATTTACCTATTCCGGAGAACGCTTCCATAAGTATTTCAACGATTTCGCGGAAAAATACGGCATTCGCGATATGTATTCCGGCGGGTTTTATCCCTTCCCGGACAAAGAAACCTACTGGGCCTGGTGGAGCCGCCACATTTACTACAACCGGTATGTGAAAGCACCATCCGATGTCTATGAAGCGCTGCTTTCGCTCGTACAGGATAAAGATTATTTTGTCCTCACGACCAACGTGGATCATCAGTTCCAGATGGCAGGTTTTGATAAAAAGCGTCTCTTCTACACGCAGGGCGATTACGGCCTGCTCCAAAGCGTGAATCCAAAAATCAAGAAAACGTACGACAATGAAACTATCATCATAAAGATGATGGAAGCACAAGGGTTTGTGAGAGATGCAAACGGCGTCTTTGAGGTTCCGGAGGATGGCAAGCTTCTCATGCGCGTATCGACGGAACTGATCCCGAAGTGCCCCGATGACGGAAGCGACATGACTACGAACTTGCGCTGCGATGATTCATTTGTGCAGGATGACGGCTGGTATAAGGCAGAAGAACGGTATGAAGATTTTATCCGTCGGCACAAAAACGTGCACATGCTGTACCTGGAACTCGGCGTCGGCATGAATACGCCCGTCATCATCAAGTTCCCTTTCTGGCAGGCAGTGGAGCGGAATTCAAAGGCCTTTTACGTCTGCATCAACGTCGGTGAGGCAGTTTGCCCGGTAAGAATCAGTCGTCGCTCCTTATGCATAGACCGTGATATTGCAGAGGTGCTGTACGCAGCAGCAAAAATTAACTGA
- a CDS encoding 4Fe-4S binding protein: protein MNAQDCLQMLREIRDVSFATVDAEGMPHNRIIDIMIVETNRLVFCTARGKDFYRQLMGNPHVAVSGMNKNWQMIRLTGTVRKLEDRKKWIDRIFEENPAMKDVYPGDSRYILDPFVIESGNIEFFDLGKSPIHRESFTFGESKALQKGFVITDRCIGCGKCKANCPQQCITEGTPFVIRQDSCLHCGLCFENCPVQAIVRRGE, encoded by the coding sequence ATGAACGCACAGGATTGCTTACAAATGCTCAGAGAAATCAGGGATGTTTCTTTTGCTACGGTAGACGCGGAAGGAATGCCCCATAACCGTATCATTGATATCATGATTGTCGAAACAAACCGGCTCGTCTTCTGCACGGCGCGGGGAAAGGATTTTTACCGTCAGCTTATGGGTAATCCTCACGTTGCTGTCAGCGGCATGAATAAAAACTGGCAGATGATCCGCCTGACCGGAACCGTCAGAAAGCTGGAAGACCGGAAAAAGTGGATTGACCGCATCTTTGAAGAAAATCCGGCCATGAAGGATGTCTATCCGGGCGATTCCCGTTATATCCTCGATCCCTTTGTGATTGAGTCCGGCAATATAGAATTCTTCGACCTCGGGAAGAGTCCAATTCACAGAGAAAGCTTTACTTTTGGGGAAAGCAAGGCCCTTCAAAAAGGTTTTGTCATCACGGACCGCTGCATCGGATGCGGCAAATGCAAGGCCAATTGCCCACAGCAGTGTATTACGGAAGGTACGCCTTTTGTGATCCGTCAGGACAGCTGCCTCCACTGCGGGTTATGCTTTGAAAATTGTCCGGTGCAGGCTATTGTAAGACGAGGAGAATGA